In one window of Hymenobacter nivis DNA:
- the hsdR gene encoding type I restriction-modification system endonuclease, whose amino-acid sequence MSNSTTSNFDFLRDDFPTLYSLGTEAEFQLHHDAVAALFKLRLFGEKLVDRLFAEHQLPPLVENTQHRRLEELKRQGLLPRQVEDILQLFKRKGNVAAHQNVGSFADATILLESAYHLGKWVADAYSAMGAANPPPFLLPEPRNTAQELAQLEAEKQTLQARVVELEASLTARPELTAPARLQLQEKAQKAADNIHLSEAETRAIIDEQLRAAGWEADTQVLCYGKGTRPQKGRNLAIAEWSTEWNGEKGRADYALFAGMTLVGMVEAKRINKDVSGALVQSKRYSKGFKPTVGVELLNGAPWGDYQAPFLFSANGRQLHYQLPEKSGIWFLDGRNPINHPRPLHKWYTPEGLLALHAQDVAAAEAKLLADPFDYLRDPHGLGLRSYQIEAIEQVEATLAQHTPERRALLAMATGTGKTRTMLGLIYRLIKSDRFRRILFLVDRNVLGTQATDAFNDVYVEGFQALKDIYDLKGLEEKLPEKDTRLHVATVQSLVKRLYYSAEGVTPLPVDTYDCIIVDEAHRGYTLDKSMSDEQVDFKDQLDYLSKYRAVLDYFDAARIGLTATPALHTVEIFGLPVFRYTYRQAVIDGYLIDHEPPILLRTALNQHGIVWEAGSTPQVYNPATQSIEDLDTLADELRIEIDGFNQQVLTEPFNRTIAGELINYLDPAGPQKTLIFAANDEHADLLVLKLTEAYEQAGILVDDDAIVKITAKADKPQQLVKKFKNEQYPSIVVTVDLLTTGVDIPSICNLVFMRRVKSRILYEQMLGRATRRDDDNGKSVFRIFDAVRLYEALEKVTTMKPVVANPGQSVADLLAELPNIHSEAALQEQVEQIVAMLHRKRNKLSNAQAENVYTSTSGRTLTDFLAQVRTLPPAEAGALLSQHQAALIDASAVQSRKTRILVSTQEDVALNHERGYGGIAQRPEDYLHDFEEFVKTNQNSIEALKIICTEPQNITRAMLREVKQALDAEGFNAVQLNTAWREVKKQELGADIIAYVRTMSLGTAARPLTERVKDAIDHVRFLRNWNVHQLKFLDRVQKQLLRETILTRTDLDQEPFRSGGGFTQYNKLMGGNLDDLLHTIQEKLYPSMTAA is encoded by the coding sequence GTGTCCAATTCTACCACCAGTAATTTCGACTTCTTACGCGACGACTTCCCGACGCTTTACTCGCTCGGCACGGAGGCGGAGTTTCAGCTACATCACGATGCCGTTGCCGCGTTGTTTAAGCTGCGGCTTTTCGGGGAAAAATTGGTAGACCGCCTTTTTGCGGAGCACCAATTGCCCCCGCTGGTGGAGAACACCCAACATCGGCGGCTGGAAGAACTCAAGCGACAGGGGCTGCTGCCCCGGCAGGTGGAAGACATTCTACAGCTCTTCAAGCGCAAGGGTAACGTCGCCGCGCACCAGAACGTGGGCAGCTTCGCCGATGCGACCATCCTGCTGGAATCCGCCTATCATTTGGGCAAATGGGTGGCGGATGCGTACAGCGCAATGGGCGCGGCAAATCCTCCCCCGTTTCTTTTACCCGAACCGCGCAACACGGCGCAAGAACTGGCGCAGCTCGAAGCCGAGAAGCAGACGTTGCAAGCTCGGGTGGTAGAACTGGAAGCCAGCCTGACGGCTCGTCCCGAATTGACGGCTCCAGCACGGCTTCAACTTCAAGAGAAAGCGCAAAAGGCAGCCGACAACATCCACCTTAGCGAAGCCGAGACTCGTGCCATCATCGACGAGCAATTGCGTGCGGCGGGTTGGGAAGCCGATACGCAAGTCCTGTGCTATGGGAAAGGAACTCGCCCGCAGAAAGGACGAAACCTAGCCATTGCCGAATGGAGCACGGAGTGGAACGGAGAAAAGGGTAGGGCTGATTACGCCCTGTTTGCAGGCATGACGCTCGTGGGCATGGTGGAAGCCAAGCGTATCAATAAGGACGTATCGGGGGCACTGGTTCAGTCCAAACGTTATTCCAAAGGATTCAAGCCGACTGTTGGTGTGGAACTGCTAAACGGGGCTCCTTGGGGCGACTATCAAGCACCCTTCCTATTCTCAGCAAATGGCAGGCAACTTCATTATCAACTGCCGGAAAAGTCGGGCATCTGGTTCCTCGATGGGCGCAACCCTATTAACCATCCGCGCCCGCTGCACAAATGGTATACCCCCGAGGGGCTGCTGGCATTACATGCACAAGATGTTGCCGCCGCCGAAGCCAAGCTCCTCGCTGACCCATTCGACTACCTGCGCGACCCTCATGGGCTTGGCTTGCGCAGCTACCAAATCGAGGCGATTGAACAGGTAGAGGCAACCTTAGCGCAGCACACCCCGGAGCGCCGGGCGCTGCTAGCAATGGCGACAGGCACAGGCAAAACCCGCACCATGCTGGGACTGATTTACCGCCTCATCAAAAGTGACCGGTTTCGGCGCATCCTGTTCTTGGTGGACCGCAACGTATTGGGCACCCAAGCCACCGACGCGTTTAACGACGTGTACGTGGAGGGCTTTCAAGCGCTGAAGGACATATATGACCTTAAAGGACTGGAAGAGAAGCTGCCGGAGAAGGATACGCGCCTACACGTTGCTACGGTGCAGTCGTTGGTGAAGCGTCTGTACTACTCTGCAGAGGGCGTAACGCCACTACCGGTTGACACCTACGATTGCATTATCGTGGACGAGGCACACCGGGGCTACACGCTCGACAAGAGCATGAGCGACGAGCAGGTGGATTTCAAGGACCAGCTCGATTACCTAAGTAAGTACCGCGCCGTGTTGGACTACTTCGACGCCGCCCGTATTGGGCTGACGGCAACGCCCGCGCTGCATACGGTGGAAATCTTCGGATTACCGGTCTTCCGGTACACTTACCGGCAAGCGGTTATTGACGGGTACCTCATTGACCATGAGCCGCCCATTTTGCTGCGCACGGCACTCAACCAGCATGGGATTGTGTGGGAGGCAGGTAGTACCCCTCAAGTGTACAACCCTGCTACTCAGAGCATCGAAGACCTCGATACGCTGGCGGACGAGTTGCGCATTGAAATAGACGGCTTCAACCAGCAGGTGCTGACCGAGCCGTTCAACCGCACGATTGCGGGGGAGCTAATCAACTACCTCGACCCAGCAGGTCCGCAGAAAACGCTGATTTTCGCCGCCAACGACGAACACGCCGATTTGTTGGTGCTCAAGCTCACAGAGGCATACGAGCAGGCGGGCATTTTGGTAGACGACGATGCCATCGTTAAAATCACAGCGAAAGCCGACAAGCCGCAGCAGCTCGTGAAGAAGTTTAAAAATGAGCAGTACCCCAGCATTGTCGTGACTGTGGACTTGCTGACCACGGGTGTTGACATTCCCTCCATCTGTAATTTGGTGTTCATGCGCCGGGTGAAATCCCGCATTCTTTACGAGCAAATGCTCGGGCGGGCAACGCGCCGAGACGACGACAATGGGAAGTCAGTATTCCGCATCTTTGATGCCGTGCGGCTGTATGAGGCGCTGGAAAAAGTGACGACCATGAAACCCGTGGTGGCGAATCCGGGGCAGTCGGTCGCCGATTTGTTGGCGGAACTGCCAAATATCCATTCCGAAGCTGCACTTCAAGAGCAGGTAGAACAAATCGTGGCGATGTTGCACCGCAAGCGCAACAAGCTATCGAACGCGCAAGCCGAGAACGTATATACCAGCACGAGTGGCAGGACACTGACCGACTTCTTGGCACAAGTGCGCACGTTGCCGCCCGCCGAAGCCGGGGCGCTGCTGAGCCAGCATCAAGCCGCCTTAATTGATGCATCAGCGGTTCAGTCTCGGAAAACCCGGATATTGGTCAGCACCCAAGAAGACGTTGCCCTAAACCATGAGCGCGGGTACGGGGGCATTGCCCAACGTCCCGAGGACTACCTCCACGATTTCGAGGAGTTTGTCAAAACGAATCAGAACTCGATTGAGGCATTAAAAATTATCTGCACCGAGCCGCAGAACATCACCCGCGCTATGTTGAGGGAGGTAAAGCAGGCGCTGGACGCCGAAGGTTTCAACGCCGTGCAACTGAATACGGCGTGGCGGGAGGTAAAAAAGCAGGAGCTCGGGGCGGATATCATTGCCTACGTGCGCACCATGTCGCTAGGTACCGCCGCTCGCCCGTTGACGGAGCGTGTGAAGGATGCTATCGACCACGTTCGGTTCCTGCGTAACTGGAACGTACACCAGTTAAAATTCTTGGACCGGGTGCAAAAGCAGTTGCTACGCGAAACCATCCTTACCCGCACGGACCTCGACCAAGAGCCCTTCCGCTCCGGGGGTGGCTTCACTCAGTATAACAAGCTGATGGGTGGAAACTTGGATGATTTGCTGCATACCATCCAAGAAAAACTGTATCCGTCCATGACGGCGGCGTAA
- a CDS encoding ADP-ribosylglycohydrolase family protein — translation MTEKRVGETIKQVFLAIATADALGVPVEFAPRSVRQADPVTGMRGNGTYAEVPAGHFSDDTSMSFCLAETMVQSGVDRIDLDDLATRFIRWLHEGYWTADGWVFDVGIATRASIERMHAGCAPELAGGTGEHQCGNGALMRIMPLLFHSLFQQGDACERQNLVHQVCSLTHRHPRSTLACYIYLALGDALLQGMEKQDAYAHICATIPASLNPDLAPELTHFTRVLSGGLNLLAEYEIQSTGYVIHTLEAAIWLLVNYHGFRSTTLAAVNLGSDTDTTAAVVGPLAVLAAPQENGIPAEWLAVLARRKEIEELARRVAIIVSESGC, via the coding sequence ATGACGGAGAAGCGAGTCGGCGAAACGATTAAGCAGGTTTTCCTTGCCATTGCCACCGCCGATGCGCTGGGCGTTCCCGTCGAATTTGCGCCCCGTAGCGTACGCCAAGCCGACCCGGTCACGGGCATGCGCGGCAACGGCACCTACGCAGAAGTACCGGCTGGTCATTTTTCCGACGATACCTCGATGAGTTTCTGTCTCGCTGAAACCATGGTGCAGAGCGGAGTCGACCGCATCGACTTGGACGATTTGGCTACGCGATTTATACGCTGGCTCCACGAAGGGTATTGGACGGCAGATGGTTGGGTATTTGACGTCGGCATTGCAACCCGTGCCAGCATTGAGCGGATGCATGCCGGTTGTGCCCCAGAACTGGCGGGTGGCACAGGTGAGCACCAATGTGGCAACGGGGCATTGATGCGCATTATGCCTTTGTTGTTCCACTCGTTGTTCCAGCAGGGAGATGCTTGCGAACGGCAGAATCTTGTGCATCAAGTATGCAGTTTGACGCATCGCCACCCCCGGTCCACGCTAGCATGTTACATCTACTTGGCGTTGGGGGATGCCCTGCTACAGGGGATGGAAAAGCAGGATGCCTATGCTCACATTTGCGCTACTATCCCGGCTTCACTGAACCCCGACCTTGCCCCGGAGTTGACCCACTTCACCCGAGTTTTGAGCGGCGGGCTCAATCTGCTGGCAGAATATGAAATTCAATCCACAGGCTACGTAATCCATACGCTCGAAGCGGCTATTTGGCTCTTAGTCAACTACCATGGCTTTCGGTCCACCACCTTGGCTGCGGTCAATTTGGGCAGTGACACGGACACCACCGCTGCAGTTGTGGGACCCTTGGCAGTGTTAGCCGCCCCACAAGAGAATGGAATACCCGCAGAGTGGCTGGCGGTATTGGCTAGGCGAAAAGAAATCGAAGAACTGGCTAGGCGCGTGGCAATAATTGTAAGTGAATCGGGTTGTTAA
- a CDS encoding N-6 DNA methylase, producing MNNQEIVAKLWGLCNVLRDDGITYHQYLSELTYLLFLKMMKETGQEERLPEGNRWDDLTSKQGLELKTFYRQLLLDLGTKGTGSVAQIYGNAQTHIDEPMNLRKIIVNIDALDWYSARHEGLGNLYEGLLEKNASEVKSGAGQYFTPRPLIDAMVELMDPKPGERCNDPACGTFGFMIAADAHVKARTDDYFDLSENEANFQRTQAFTGCELVADTHRLALMNALLHGISGNIVLGDTLSQQGEKLKGYDVVLANPPFGTKKGGERPSRSDFTFPTGNKQLNFLQHIYRSLVPGGRAAVVLPDNVLFQDGDGQKVRADLMNKCNLHTILRLPTGIFYAAGVKTNVLFFQRGTTDKGNTKKVWYYDLRTNMENFGKRTPFTRTHFDGFVEAYRADERAAHADERWASFTRQEIEQRSDSLDLGLIADSSLAGTADLPDPKELATAAIDELEVVVDELKELLRLLEINEK from the coding sequence ATGAATAACCAAGAAATTGTTGCCAAGCTGTGGGGCTTGTGTAACGTGCTACGCGACGACGGCATCACCTACCATCAGTACTTATCGGAGTTGACCTACCTACTCTTTCTGAAGATGATGAAGGAGACGGGGCAAGAAGAGCGGCTTCCCGAGGGTAACCGCTGGGACGACTTGACCAGCAAACAGGGCTTGGAGTTGAAGACCTTCTACCGTCAGCTCTTACTAGACCTCGGCACCAAGGGCACGGGCAGCGTGGCTCAGATATACGGCAATGCGCAGACCCACATTGACGAGCCCATGAACCTGCGCAAAATCATCGTCAATATCGACGCGCTGGACTGGTACTCAGCGCGGCACGAAGGGCTAGGCAACCTCTACGAAGGCTTGTTGGAGAAGAATGCCTCCGAGGTGAAGTCAGGTGCGGGGCAGTACTTCACGCCGCGTCCGCTGATTGATGCCATGGTGGAACTGATGGACCCAAAGCCGGGCGAGCGCTGCAACGACCCCGCCTGTGGCACATTCGGGTTCATGATTGCCGCCGATGCGCACGTGAAAGCGAGAACCGACGACTATTTCGACCTTTCGGAGAATGAAGCTAATTTCCAGCGGACGCAGGCATTTACCGGCTGCGAGCTAGTCGCCGACACCCACCGCTTGGCACTGATGAACGCCTTGCTGCACGGCATTTCGGGCAACATCGTATTGGGCGACACACTGAGCCAACAAGGTGAAAAGCTCAAGGGATACGATGTGGTGCTTGCCAACCCGCCGTTCGGTACGAAGAAGGGCGGCGAGCGTCCAAGCCGTTCGGACTTCACCTTCCCTACCGGCAACAAGCAGCTAAACTTTTTGCAACATATCTACCGCTCGTTGGTGCCGGGTGGACGGGCAGCAGTGGTACTCCCCGACAACGTGCTGTTCCAAGACGGCGATGGTCAGAAGGTGCGGGCGGACTTAATGAACAAGTGCAATCTGCACACCATTCTGCGCTTGCCTACGGGTATTTTCTATGCTGCCGGGGTAAAAACCAACGTTCTGTTCTTCCAGCGGGGCACCACGGATAAGGGAAATACCAAGAAGGTGTGGTACTATGACCTGCGCACCAACATGGAGAATTTCGGGAAGCGGACGCCCTTCACCCGCACCCATTTCGACGGGTTTGTGGAAGCGTACCGTGCCGATGAACGCGCCGCCCACGCAGATGAGCGGTGGGCGAGTTTTACTCGGCAAGAAATTGAGCAACGTAGCGATTCGCTGGACTTAGGGCTTATTGCCGATTCTAGCCTCGCCGGTACCGCCGACCTCCCCGACCCAAAAGAGCTGGCTACGGCGGCTATTGATGAGTTGGAAGTGGTAGTTGATGAATTGAAGGAACTATTACGCCTACTCGAAATCAATGAAAAGTAA